Genomic segment of Sebastes umbrosus isolate fSebUmb1 chromosome 19, fSebUmb1.pri, whole genome shotgun sequence:
agacttttttcttaaaaacattactcaaaccgattatcaaagtagttggcggttaatttaatagttgaaaagTTGTCACAGCTCTACTCTGCTGAGTTCCTATTACAACAAATTGTACTTGTAAAATTCAATTCCTTAAAAttattttagtctttttttttatttcaaaggagaaaacaacaatattttttcattttaacaagTGCTTTAGGAGCTGCtttatcaaaataaactttaaaataatggatagttcaacattttgagacGCTCTTCTTTGCTTCCTTGAAGATTGATGTCGgtgtgctaaatatgaagctacaaccaACAGAAGTTTAACTTAGTAATAAGAGGGTTAACTCATCACTCAACTCCCCCTAAAGCCACAACTTATTTTTACAGGAGTgtgttttttgtacagattaaacaaatgcGATAGAACATGTTAATTAGTTATCTTAAGAGCTCGTGGACGTTTTGATTCCTTTCCAGGCTAGCTGTTAAGATAAGCTAATCTAACCAAGTTCTGCAgacatcaatcttctcatctctcGCCaagaatgcaaacacacatattttCAAAACTATTCCTTCGAACTTTGTAATTGGATATTTTCCTTTTCAACAACGAGACTATGGCAGCAAGCTGGATCTCATGTTTCAGCCAACAACTGAAGCGCTCTCATTGATGTCACCTGAACGGCAGTATTCTTTTACGAGCTCATTTTCAAAGATAATGGGCGGTAAAGATAGCGGCAGCCTGTAATATACTGCAAGAAGCAATATGTGTGACGTCGGGGGTCAGAAGTTCAGCGTTATGGCCCACTAGCAGCTGTGTTAGGGTGTGTTTTCTGGAGGGAAAAGTGGGAAGAGATACACAGGGAGAATGGGAACTGTAGTGTAACTTTATCCACATGTGTTTCATTTACTTAGGAATTGTAATAATTGAGACACGTGGTTAATGAGACTTTGACGACACTAGGCTTTTCCTGGCAGTGATTCATCAGGACTTTTCTCTGGATCGTATTGCAAACAGTCTATTTATAACTGGCCATGCCAGAAGTGAGGGTGTAAGTCGAAGAAGCAAGCTGACAGAACGTGACACAGTTacagaaatagtttgacattttaaatgagTGAATAatcccaaaatatcaaactattcctttgaaCACAATAGCATATGAGAGTCATACTTTCACTGTCCATTAGTTTATATGCTGATGATCAAATGTTGTTATGCTTGAATTgtctgaacttttttttaaatttaatttctcCAGCAGACCCAAGAGACACAGGAGAGTGGACTGGCCACTTCTCAAAATGTCCTGAGGAACTAAGACACTACTGCATCCACGGGGAGTGTCGTTACATTAAAGAACAGAAGGCGCCGTCTTGCAGGTGAGAGACGTCTACTGCGAAAAGATGGAGATAACGGTGATTGAGAACGGTGTGGCTGTAAGAAGGACGGGAAGGAGAAATTCAAAGTGACTGATAACAGAACCGATGAAAGAGGCAGTAGTGTTGTTTCATTGTCtgctctttctttgtctcaGGTGTCAGCGTGGTTACCATGGCTCCAGGTGTGCATATCTGGACCTAGACTGGCGGATAGCGGAGAAACGAGAAATCATAATTGTCTGCGTCATCGTAGGGCTCGTTCTCctcattattgtcattgtattcaTCTGCATTTGTTCACGGTAAGCTTTTAtgctttgacattttgggaaatatgcttattcactgtcttgccaagagttaaatgagaagattgatactacTCATCGATATGTCTGTGTGGTAAAGATGTAGCTGGAGCcaggagacagttagcttagcttagcataaagactagaaacaggGTAAacagctctgtccaaagttaatcAAATCGACCCACCAGCACCTCAAAAGCTCACCGTTAACACTTTATATCTCGTTCTCGTTAATCCGTGAAAAGACTGAAGCATAAAGATGTTTAACTTCTGGATAATTTTCATATTCTCCTTTCAGAATTTTCCTTAAATGATATCGTCAATGTTACTAAACATACAAATACGAGACTCtcctttatttttgtttcctttttttttgaggAATTTGTTAGTTTTTTCTCATTTCGGCATGGCGAATGGGtctaaatactacaataccctTGAGCCTCGGCCTTTGTTGCCATGGAGAGGCGGCCAGTCAGAGGCACGAATCAGCATGGAATGCAAGACATGGTGACATAGTTGCCAAATTCATCAACATTGTCCCAGAATCCAAAAGTAAACTGCAGATTGTAAAATAGTTTTTCTCAATCTTTGCCTTTCACCTTTTGTTAGCAGTGCACATCACAGGATGTTAAGCTATCGACTGGATGTTTGTTGCCAAAATGAACCTTGGAATTCGTAGTTAACTTCTCCCCCAAAGCTATCGGGCTTCGACTTTTGTatgtattaaacaaacaagctATAATGTGCtaattattgagctttagaggtgctggtttgaacagagccaggctgtTTCCCCCTATTTTCAGTCTTTATATTAAGCTAAGCTGACCAGCTGCTGACTTCATATTTAGTGCAAAGATATCTGAGAGAGtgttatcaatcttctcatctaattctcggcaagaaagtgaataaacacatttccaaGTGTTGTTGACCTGTTCATTTAAAATGGAAGCAGGATTATAACTGGTTTTGCCAATACTGCtgcaaataaatgataaatgacaaTACGTTTACATCTCTGTCAGTCGTAGCTGCAGATTGTGTTGGCGGAGGAGAAGACGGAGGGAAGAACCGAGGAAcggcacagagaagctcagcaTGATGGACACCAGCGCGACACACACGACCTTAATGGCAGACTCCACAGAGCCACCACACACCAACACTGTATGAGAAGTGTGTGTGCGACTGACCACAAGTCTGGGAATTGTTTAGACATGAGGGAAATTTGTCCTTTGTGTGACCAGCTGCTGCATTTTGTCTCACAGTGACAACGGTGAGCTGTAGGAGGTCCCTCTGTGCCAGACAGGACTGAGGCCTGCTcagaggaggagggacatttctGGATGAAAGCTGTGTTAGATCAAGCAGGAGCACAGGAGTTTGCACCCTCGTCTTATAAGGCAGCCGTGTCTGAAACATTGATGAAGCTTCAGAGCAAAGAAGATGATAAACACAAGTTGGAGACGAATGTTGAGCTGCTTGTGTGTTGGCAATGGTGCTGTTGCTATGTTGGAGAAAGCGGTGACAGACGGGGATAACGGTCGATCGGGTTATCGGTCTTcgtgagagacacacagacactgaaAAATGAGAGGAAAGGGACTGTGGGAAGATACTTCACTCCAATTGtcttgtaaataaattaaatatatagaaatgtGCAATATTACAAGTACCAGCAGCTACAGTATGCTGTATCTTCGTGTCATGTCGTTTCTGCGTTGTTTGATCTACATCACAATATCAATcattatttattcctctatCCACAATGTCTTCATGTAAACTCACACAGAATATTGTTACTCATCAACATTAGCAATGCAAGAAGAGCCGTCTATATACTGCAAGGCTGCAGTTCTGAACTCTTTGGAGGAGGACAAGGAGAACTTGTGCTAGAGGCTTTTTTGAACTGTATATTTGGAGCCGAGCAGCCTCCGAGCTACAGAAGCAGAACAGCCGAGCCTGTGTGTGGAGGCTCGGCTGAGGTGAAAGTGCTCCACTGTATGTGACGGTTTCTAAACTGCCTTTCActgggttgtttttttaaaatgtgtatctGTATGTGTATTAACTCTGCATCTAAATGTAGAATGAAGAGAGTTAGGGGCAGAGTCAGTGAAGTCACCTATCAATAAATATGTCTACTGTATAGTATGTGCTGTCcgttgaaattatttttcaaaaaatacaatcaattttgtttatatagcacatttagAAACAACCGTGCTTTACAGTGGCACAGCAATAATAAAGAGACATTATTCAAagttaacaataaaatacaaatgacaataataacaataaatagtaatgataaaataaatggtAATAATAAAGGCAATTTTATGACTAAAAAACACTGGAAAACTTAAATGGGgtaaaatgaacacaaaaatcACTTCGAGCAACCAAAAGGTCGTTTGAGATTTGTCTTAAAAGTGTCTTAACAGTGGGGGAACATTTGATTGATAGTGGAAGGCTGTTCCACAGCTTTGTTGCTGCCACTGCAAAGACACAATCTCCCCTTCCCGCCATCCTTGATTGTGGAACAGTTAAAAACTATTGTCttgcagagaaagacagagaaaataagaaaagtGACTCAACGTTGCGTGGTGTTGCGTGGTGTTATTTACACCGTTTTGATCTCATCACAGACCTCAACTTCACAAGACCACTGTTGACTTCCG
This window contains:
- the btc gene encoding probetacellulin isoform X3, translating into MAKVYRLYVGIVTALALCKYSLAEWNATDESTNRTVSLCHRHGNRDNCTADPRDTGEWTGHFSKCPEELRHYCIHGECRYIKEQKAPSCRCQRGYHGSRCAYLDLDWRIAEKREIIIVCVIVGLVLLIIVIVFICICSRRSCRLCWRRRRRREEPRNGTEKLSMMDTSATHTTLMADSTEPPHTNT
- the btc gene encoding probetacellulin isoform X1, whose translation is MAKVYRLYVGIVTALALCKYSLAEWNATDESTNRTVSLCHRHGNRDNCTADPRDTGEWTGHFSKCPEELRHYCIHGECRYIKEQKAPSCRCQRGYHGSRCAYLDLDWRIAEKREIIIVCVIVGLVLLIIVIVFICICSRRSCRLCWRRRRRREEPRNGTEKLSMMDTSATHTTLMADSTEPPHTNTV
- the btc gene encoding probetacellulin isoform X2 translates to MAKVYRLYVGIVTALALCKYSLAEWNATDESTNRTVSLCHRHGNRDNCTDPRDTGEWTGHFSKCPEELRHYCIHGECRYIKEQKAPSCRCQRGYHGSRCAYLDLDWRIAEKREIIIVCVIVGLVLLIIVIVFICICSRRSCRLCWRRRRRREEPRNGTEKLSMMDTSATHTTLMADSTEPPHTNTV